The Prosthecobacter vanneervenii genome has a segment encoding these proteins:
- a CDS encoding glutamate--tRNA ligase, whose translation MSIRVRFAPSPTGDLHVGGARTALFNWLMARKEGGTFILRVEDTDGARNTAEAAAGIIKGLRWLGLDWDEGPEAGGDCGPYFQSQRKHIYDAYFKKLEDAGRVYAEPDGAQRFKFSRTAITVHDLVCGDVTFAPTEEPDMTIRRPDGSYIFHFVNVVDDIEMRMTHVLRGEDHLSNTWKHIDLFNAFGATPPTYAHIPLILNPDGTKMSKRDAGSAIEHSYMNAGFLPDAVFNYLCMLGWTPKAESEKLSREQLTALFDASSIHSSNAKFDLKKAQWFNAQYLRELSPDALLASARRFLTDAGLSWSDDAMAAAAVHSVREKVSLLTEFPEWVHYFFREDYPFEADVVTKLKAKPENPGLLKAASEHLAQAAEWTEQSVHDAVEAAAKALNVKPGAMMPLLRFALSGQSRGPGVTTIAHLIGKEKALARIQRALSEVLGA comes from the coding sequence ATGTCCATTCGCGTCCGCTTTGCTCCTTCCCCCACCGGTGACCTCCACGTCGGAGGTGCCCGCACGGCCCTCTTCAACTGGCTCATGGCCCGCAAGGAAGGCGGCACCTTCATCCTCCGCGTGGAAGACACCGACGGCGCACGCAACACCGCCGAAGCCGCCGCTGGCATCATCAAAGGCCTGCGCTGGCTGGGCCTGGACTGGGACGAAGGCCCCGAGGCTGGCGGCGACTGCGGCCCCTACTTCCAGAGCCAGCGCAAGCACATCTACGACGCCTACTTCAAGAAGCTGGAAGACGCAGGCCGCGTCTATGCCGAGCCCGATGGCGCGCAGCGTTTCAAATTTAGCCGCACCGCCATCACCGTGCACGATCTGGTGTGCGGAGACGTGACCTTTGCCCCCACCGAGGAGCCGGACATGACCATCCGCCGCCCGGACGGCAGCTACATCTTCCACTTTGTGAACGTGGTGGACGACATCGAAATGCGCATGACGCACGTCCTGCGCGGCGAAGACCACCTCTCCAACACCTGGAAGCACATCGACCTCTTCAACGCCTTCGGTGCCACCCCGCCCACCTACGCCCACATCCCGCTGATCCTGAACCCGGACGGCACCAAGATGAGCAAGCGCGATGCCGGCAGCGCCATTGAGCACAGCTACATGAACGCCGGCTTTCTGCCCGACGCCGTGTTCAACTACCTCTGCATGCTCGGCTGGACCCCCAAGGCCGAGAGCGAAAAGCTCAGCCGCGAGCAGCTCACCGCGCTCTTTGACGCCAGCTCCATCCACAGCAGCAACGCCAAGTTTGACCTCAAAAAGGCCCAGTGGTTCAACGCGCAGTACCTCCGCGAGCTCAGCCCCGATGCTTTGCTGGCAAGCGCCCGCCGCTTCCTCACCGACGCAGGCCTGTCATGGTCCGATGACGCCATGGCCGCCGCCGCCGTGCACAGCGTGCGCGAAAAGGTGAGCCTCCTCACCGAGTTTCCTGAATGGGTACATTACTTCTTCCGCGAGGACTACCCTTTCGAGGCGGATGTGGTGACCAAGCTCAAAGCCAAGCCCGAAAACCCGGGCCTCCTCAAAGCTGCCAGCGAGCACCTCGCACAGGCTGCTGAATGGACTGAGCAAAGCGTCCACGATGCCGTCGAAGCAGCTGCGAAGGCGCTGAACGTGAAGCCGGGCGCGATGATGCCCCTCCTCCGCTTCGCCCTCAGCGGGCAGTCCCGCGGCCCAGGTGTGACGACCATCGCGCACCTCATCGGCAAGGAAAAGGCTCTGGCGCGGATTCAGCGTGCGCTGAGTGAGGTGCTGGGAGCTT